A genome region from Arachis duranensis cultivar V14167 chromosome 6, aradu.V14167.gnm2.J7QH, whole genome shotgun sequence includes the following:
- the LOC107495706 gene encoding uncharacterized protein LOC107495706: MFVLAQKLKLCRHRLVQWQQTSKSNSKAEIEEILKKIEELRETGINGGIEVEELENMLENAYGREESYWKEKSRIKWLKEGDKNTKFFHQSFQSRVRRNKIWKLERNDRSFATSRADIALVAEDYFRDIFSSTNSTDPEGEFEDFLPKVSSAMNRRLLRPVSLDEVKRAVFSVHSESAPGDDGFTAKFFHYYWDIVTGDVFRAVRSFFIGGRILRSFNHTQICLIPKVSNAINMTQLGFDPRWIGWIQEVVTTVSYSVVVEEGLSFLLNKAEQNRLISGIQINRRCPPINHLLFADDSILFSRASEDGCYNILKILTLYESFSGQKVNLSKSAVFFSNNTPGKMRTALANRLNIRHIGAQDKYLGLPSTVNRSKKETFGAIKEKVREKIQGWKRHLLSTSGRHVLIKAVGEAIPIYTLSYFRLPDTLICEIHSILTQFWWGQKGTERKMAWISWDTMSRPKKEGGLGFKDLRAQNLALLAKQCWKLATQPQSLLSKIFKGKYYRYSNIMRAETGNQPSWGWRSLLEGRKVLEKGICWRVGNGNSIRVSQDPWVATSQSFLVSHSSVISNQNLEVPWVNELIMPSKQ; this comes from the exons ATGTTTGTTTTAGCTCAAAAACTGAAACTCTGCAGACATCGTCTTGTGCAATGGCAGCAAACATCCAAATCCAACTCTAAAGCTGAAATAGAGGAGATTctcaaaaaaatagaagagcTTAGAGAGACAGGAATTAATGGAGGAATTGAGGTTGAGGAGCTGGAAAACATGCTGGAGAACGCTTATGGTAGGGAGGAGAGCTACTGGAAAGAGAAGTCTCGGATAAAATGGCTGAAGGAAGGGGATAAGAACACTAAATTCTTCCACCAATCATTTCAATCTCGGGTTCGGCGTAATAAAATCTGGAAATTAGAACGGAATGATCGGAGCTTTGCTACCTCTCGAGCTGATATAGCCTTAGTTGCAGAAGACTATTTTAGAGATATATTTTCTTCTACCAACTCAACTGATCCGGAGGGAGAATTTGAAGACTTTCTTCCCAAAGTTTCTTCAGCCATGAATAGAAGATTACTACGGCCAGTTTCTCTAGATGAAGTCAAACGGGCTGTGTTTAGTGTGCACTCTGAAAGTGCACCCGGTGATGATGGGTTCACAGCAAAGTTCTTCCATTATTACTGGGACATTGTGACTGGGGATGTGTTTCGAGCGGTGAGAAGCTTCTTTATTGGAGGTAGGATACTTAGAAGTTTCAACCACACACAGATCTGTTTAATCCCAAAGGTTTCGAATGCTATAAACATGACACAG TTAGGATTTGATCCTAGATGGATAGGTTGGATTCAGGAGGTGGTGACTACAGTTTCTTACTCTGTTGTTGTTGAAG AAGGTTTATCCTTTCTGCTGAACAAGGCAGAGCAAAACCGTCTTATCTCTGGTATCCAGATCAATAGAAGATGCCCTCCTATCAATCATCTACTCTTCGCAGACGACTCTATCCTATTTAGTAGGGCCTCGGAGGACGGCTGTTATAATATCCTGAAGATCCTTACTCTATATGAAAGCTTTAGTGGTCAGAAAGTAAACTTATCTAAATCAGCTGTGTTTTTTAGCAATAATACCCCGGGGAAAATGAGAACCGCCTTGGCTAACAGGCTCAACATTAGACACATAGGAGCACAGGACAAGTATTTGGGGCTCCCTTCAACGGTTAATCGGTCGAAGAAAGAGACATTTGGGgctattaaagaaaaagtgagaGAAAAGATCCAGGGGTGGAAACGACATTTACTATCTACATCAGGTAGACATGTACTAATTAAGGCAGTCGGGGAGGCCATTCCTATTTACACACTCTCTTACTTCAGGCTTCCAGATACGTTAATTTGCGAGATTCACAGTATTCTCACCCAATTTTGGTGGGGGCAAAAAGGAACAGAAAGAAAGATGGCGTGGATTAGTTGGGACACCATGTCTAGACCAAAGAAGGAGGGTGGCCTTGGTTTTAAAGACCTGCGAGCTCAGAACCTAGCGCTACTTGCTAAACAATGCTGGAAACTAGCTACACAACCTCAATCATTATTGTCCAAAATTTTCAAAGGCAAGTACTACCGTTACAGCAATATCATGAGAGCAGAGACAGGAAACCAACCTTCTTGGGGCTGGAGAAGTCTCTTGGAGGGCCGCAAAGTTCTAGAAAAAGGCATATGTTGGAGGGTAGGCAATGGGAACAGCATTCGCGTTTCCCAGGATCCATGGGTAGCTACATCCCAATCTTTCCTTGTCTCACACAGCTCAGTCATCAGCAATCAGAATTTAGAAGTACCATGGGTGAATGAGCTAATCATGCCTAGCAAACAATAG
- the LOC107495893 gene encoding UDP-glucuronate:xylan alpha-glucuronosyltransferase 2 isoform X1 translates to MMEVSSSFQKVLKTSPSRKKALVIRINLLCLAMFLIVYATLLFRPSSSIYFENAASLVKCSLRECHHKAEKSIKMKAVMEEPQVKAPKMPKKNAMKIEKPSFFDQIMGKGVKNIGMVNFDEEEDDVSEWNMQGEKTIIPIHFEKVSSQFNWTDLFPEWIDEEEESDVPSCPDIPMPDFNVYQNMDIIVAKLPCNNNKEGWGRNVYRLQVHLIVANLAVKNKGKRDYGRLKTKVVFLSKCRPMLEIFRCNDLVKNDGDWWYYEPDLKRLEQKVSLPVGSCKLALPLWEQGIDKVYDTSKIQKMVTKNAKTKREAYATVLHSSDDYVCGAIILAQSLLRTGTERDLILLLDNSISVAKRRALSASGWKIRIITRIRNPKAEKHSYNEYNYSKFRLWQLTDYDKVIFIDADIVVLRNLDVLFHFPQMSATGNDQSIFNSGIMVIEPSNCTFNVLMESRYDIVSYNGGDQGFLNEIFVWWHRLPRRVNYLKNFWANTTLEASKKNHLFGAEPPKLYSIHYLGLKPWYCYRDYDCNWDVEDQRVYASDVAHHKWWKLHDQMDKKLQRMCRLTKRRRTNLNWERRKASKLGLPDQHWKINITDPRRSGSLLMN, encoded by the exons ATGATGGAGGTTTCATCAAGTTTTCAAAAAGTGTTGAAAACATCACCTTCTAGAAAAAAAGCATTGGTGATTAGAATCAACTTGCTCTGTCTTGCAATGTTTCTCATAGTTTATGCAACACTTCTATTTCGTCCATCTTCTTCTATCTATTTTGAGAATGCAGCATCACTTGTCAAATGCTCCTTACGTGAATGCCATCACAAG gcAGAAAAAAGCATAAAAATGAAAGCGGTGATGGAAGAGCCTCAAGTGAAAGCACCAAAGATGCCAAAGAAGAATGCAATGAAGATAGAGAAGCCTAGTTTCTTTGATCAAATTATGGGTAAAGGAGTGAAGAACATTGGTATGGTGAactttgatgaagaagaagatgatgttAGTGAATGGAACATGCAAGGTGAAAAAACAATCATCCCAATTCACTTTGAGAAGGTATCCTCCCAATTCAATTGGACAGATTTGTTCCCTGAATGGAtcgacgaagaagaagaaagcgATGTTCCATCTTGTCCAGATATTCCCATGCCGGATTTCAATGTGTATCAAAACATGGACATAATTGTGGCGAAGTTGCCATGCAACAATAATAAAGAAGGGTGGGGTAGGAATGTTTATAGGCTACAAGTTCATCTAATTGTGGCAAATTTGGCTGTGAAGAATAAGGGTAAGAGGGATTATGGGAGATTGAAGACTAAGGTTGTTTTTTTAAGCAAGTGTAGGCCAATGTTGGAAATTTTTAGGTGCAATGATTTGGTTAAGAATGATGGTGATTGGTGGTACTATGAGCCTGATTTGAAGAGATTGGAGCAAAAGGTTTCATTGCCTGTTGGATCATGCAAGTTGGCTTTGCCTCTTTGGGAACAAG GGATTGACAAAGTGTATGACACGTCGAAGATTCAAAAAATGGTTACAAAGAATGCAAAAACAAAACGTGAGGCGTACGCTACAGTGCTTCACTCCTCCGACGACTATGTGTGTGGCGCAATAATACTGGCACAAAGCCTCCTCCGAACGGGAACCGAGCGTGACCTAATCCTCCTTCTTGACAACTCCATCTCTGTTGCAAAGCGTCGCGCGCTCTCCGCCTCTGGGTGGAAGATCCGAATCATAACTCGGATCAGAAACCCAAAGGCGGAGAAACACTCCTACAACGAGTACAACTACAGTAAATTTCGGTTGTGGCAGTTAACAGACTATGACaaggttatttttattgatgctGACATTGTTGTTTTGAGGAACCTTGATGTTCTGTTTCATTTTCCACAAATGTCGGCCACTGGGAATGATCAGAGTATATTTAATTCTGGGATTATGGTGATTGAGCCTTCAAATTGCACATTTAATGTGCTGATGGAGAGTAGATATGATATTGTTTCATATAATGGTGGTGACCAAGGTTTCCTTAACGAGATTTTTGTCTGGTGGCACAG GTTACCAAGGAGGGTGAACTACTTGAAGAATTTTTGGGCCAACACAACATTAGAAGCAAGCAAGAAGAACCATCTATTTGGGGCAGAGCCACCAAAGCTATACTCAATACACTACCTTGGATTAAAGCCATGGTATTGTTATAGGGACTATGATTGCAATTGGGACGTTGAGGACCAAAGGGTGTATGCTAGTGACGTGGCACATCATAAGTGGTGGAAGCTGCATGACCAAATGGACAAAAAACTTCAACGCATGTGTAGGCTCACAAAACGACGTCGTACAAACCTCAATTGGGAGAGAAGAAAAGCTTCCAAATTAGGTTTGCCTGATCAACATTGGAAGATTAATATTACGGATCCCAGAAGATCTGGTTCACTTTTGATGAATTAA
- the LOC107495893 gene encoding UDP-glucuronate:xylan alpha-glucuronosyltransferase 2 isoform X2 yields the protein MPSQGKAEKSIKMKAVMEEPQVKAPKMPKKNAMKIEKPSFFDQIMGKGVKNIGMVNFDEEEDDVSEWNMQGEKTIIPIHFEKVSSQFNWTDLFPEWIDEEEESDVPSCPDIPMPDFNVYQNMDIIVAKLPCNNNKEGWGRNVYRLQVHLIVANLAVKNKGKRDYGRLKTKVVFLSKCRPMLEIFRCNDLVKNDGDWWYYEPDLKRLEQKVSLPVGSCKLALPLWEQGIDKVYDTSKIQKMVTKNAKTKREAYATVLHSSDDYVCGAIILAQSLLRTGTERDLILLLDNSISVAKRRALSASGWKIRIITRIRNPKAEKHSYNEYNYSKFRLWQLTDYDKVIFIDADIVVLRNLDVLFHFPQMSATGNDQSIFNSGIMVIEPSNCTFNVLMESRYDIVSYNGGDQGFLNEIFVWWHRLPRRVNYLKNFWANTTLEASKKNHLFGAEPPKLYSIHYLGLKPWYCYRDYDCNWDVEDQRVYASDVAHHKWWKLHDQMDKKLQRMCRLTKRRRTNLNWERRKASKLGLPDQHWKINITDPRRSGSLLMN from the exons ATGCCATCACAAGGTAAG gcAGAAAAAAGCATAAAAATGAAAGCGGTGATGGAAGAGCCTCAAGTGAAAGCACCAAAGATGCCAAAGAAGAATGCAATGAAGATAGAGAAGCCTAGTTTCTTTGATCAAATTATGGGTAAAGGAGTGAAGAACATTGGTATGGTGAactttgatgaagaagaagatgatgttAGTGAATGGAACATGCAAGGTGAAAAAACAATCATCCCAATTCACTTTGAGAAGGTATCCTCCCAATTCAATTGGACAGATTTGTTCCCTGAATGGAtcgacgaagaagaagaaagcgATGTTCCATCTTGTCCAGATATTCCCATGCCGGATTTCAATGTGTATCAAAACATGGACATAATTGTGGCGAAGTTGCCATGCAACAATAATAAAGAAGGGTGGGGTAGGAATGTTTATAGGCTACAAGTTCATCTAATTGTGGCAAATTTGGCTGTGAAGAATAAGGGTAAGAGGGATTATGGGAGATTGAAGACTAAGGTTGTTTTTTTAAGCAAGTGTAGGCCAATGTTGGAAATTTTTAGGTGCAATGATTTGGTTAAGAATGATGGTGATTGGTGGTACTATGAGCCTGATTTGAAGAGATTGGAGCAAAAGGTTTCATTGCCTGTTGGATCATGCAAGTTGGCTTTGCCTCTTTGGGAACAAG GGATTGACAAAGTGTATGACACGTCGAAGATTCAAAAAATGGTTACAAAGAATGCAAAAACAAAACGTGAGGCGTACGCTACAGTGCTTCACTCCTCCGACGACTATGTGTGTGGCGCAATAATACTGGCACAAAGCCTCCTCCGAACGGGAACCGAGCGTGACCTAATCCTCCTTCTTGACAACTCCATCTCTGTTGCAAAGCGTCGCGCGCTCTCCGCCTCTGGGTGGAAGATCCGAATCATAACTCGGATCAGAAACCCAAAGGCGGAGAAACACTCCTACAACGAGTACAACTACAGTAAATTTCGGTTGTGGCAGTTAACAGACTATGACaaggttatttttattgatgctGACATTGTTGTTTTGAGGAACCTTGATGTTCTGTTTCATTTTCCACAAATGTCGGCCACTGGGAATGATCAGAGTATATTTAATTCTGGGATTATGGTGATTGAGCCTTCAAATTGCACATTTAATGTGCTGATGGAGAGTAGATATGATATTGTTTCATATAATGGTGGTGACCAAGGTTTCCTTAACGAGATTTTTGTCTGGTGGCACAG GTTACCAAGGAGGGTGAACTACTTGAAGAATTTTTGGGCCAACACAACATTAGAAGCAAGCAAGAAGAACCATCTATTTGGGGCAGAGCCACCAAAGCTATACTCAATACACTACCTTGGATTAAAGCCATGGTATTGTTATAGGGACTATGATTGCAATTGGGACGTTGAGGACCAAAGGGTGTATGCTAGTGACGTGGCACATCATAAGTGGTGGAAGCTGCATGACCAAATGGACAAAAAACTTCAACGCATGTGTAGGCTCACAAAACGACGTCGTACAAACCTCAATTGGGAGAGAAGAAAAGCTTCCAAATTAGGTTTGCCTGATCAACATTGGAAGATTAATATTACGGATCCCAGAAGATCTGGTTCACTTTTGATGAATTAA